From one Halosimplex rubrum genomic stretch:
- a CDS encoding type II secretion system F family protein encodes MGWKVGAVRGLARIYPYEVETSDDLVEAVAFVESPVTPETVVRAGFGAGVVAALLVALVLLAVGKLPYLVLSLPVGVAVIHGVHTAPTVLAGFRRTEALGDTPNLIGRAVLRMQIQPATETAVEFAARTGRGPLAASLESHIDRSIGSPQTGLISFAEDWAEEFPALQRAAHLLATAENAPPEERERTLERSLRAILDGTREEMAQFTSEIRGPTTGLYAFGVMLPLALVALVPAIGLAGGADGGFSLPIEFFVLIYDVALPAGLVAASVWLLQRRPVAFPPPRVTTAHPDVDDQRLVGIGGGLAVGLAAAGVTALLGFGFLAPIAGLGLGLGTALLAIFGPIKAVRDHVRDIEEDLTDALYLVGRQVSEGQAVESAIAHAGERVPGETGAVFERAAGLQERLHVTVDEAFFGEYGSLSDVPSPRAHGMASLLSIAAREGRPAGSAVVAMADHLEELQEVEAEARRELSSVTGTLDSTAAYFGPLVAGATVALAKRISDSEGTRAASDQVGQALSADQLGLVVGVYVLLMSVILTTLSIGLRNGLDRSLVGYHVGRSLVSATPIYVLAVMGTVFVVNL; translated from the coding sequence ATGGGCTGGAAAGTCGGGGCCGTCCGCGGACTCGCGCGGATCTACCCCTACGAGGTCGAGACCAGCGACGACCTCGTCGAGGCGGTCGCGTTCGTCGAGTCGCCGGTCACCCCCGAGACGGTCGTCCGGGCGGGGTTCGGCGCCGGCGTCGTCGCGGCGCTGCTGGTCGCTCTCGTCCTCCTCGCCGTCGGGAAGCTCCCCTATCTCGTCCTCTCGCTCCCGGTCGGGGTCGCGGTGATCCACGGCGTCCACACCGCGCCGACCGTGCTGGCGGGGTTCCGTCGGACGGAGGCGCTGGGCGACACGCCGAACCTGATCGGCCGGGCGGTCCTGCGGATGCAGATCCAGCCGGCGACCGAGACGGCCGTCGAGTTCGCCGCCCGGACGGGCCGCGGCCCGCTCGCCGCGAGCCTGGAGAGCCACATCGACCGCTCGATCGGCTCGCCCCAGACCGGACTGATCTCCTTCGCGGAGGACTGGGCCGAGGAGTTCCCGGCGCTACAGCGGGCGGCGCACCTGCTCGCCACGGCGGAGAACGCGCCGCCCGAGGAGCGCGAGCGGACGCTCGAACGCTCGCTGCGGGCGATCCTCGACGGCACCCGCGAGGAGATGGCCCAGTTCACCAGCGAGATCCGCGGCCCGACGACGGGGCTGTACGCCTTCGGCGTGATGCTCCCGCTCGCGCTGGTGGCGCTGGTGCCGGCGATCGGGCTCGCCGGCGGGGCCGACGGCGGGTTCTCCCTCCCCATCGAGTTCTTCGTCCTGATCTACGACGTGGCGCTGCCGGCGGGACTGGTCGCGGCGAGCGTCTGGCTGCTCCAGCGGCGGCCCGTCGCCTTCCCGCCGCCCCGGGTGACGACCGCTCACCCCGACGTGGACGACCAGCGGCTGGTGGGGATCGGCGGCGGTCTCGCGGTCGGGCTCGCCGCCGCCGGCGTGACGGCACTGCTCGGGTTCGGCTTCCTCGCCCCGATCGCCGGGCTCGGGCTCGGGCTGGGGACCGCTCTCCTCGCGATATTCGGCCCGATCAAGGCCGTTCGCGACCACGTCCGGGACATCGAGGAGGACCTCACCGACGCGCTGTATCTCGTCGGGCGGCAGGTCTCGGAGGGCCAGGCCGTCGAATCCGCCATCGCTCACGCCGGCGAGCGCGTCCCCGGCGAGACCGGCGCGGTGTTCGAGCGGGCCGCCGGCCTCCAGGAGCGCCTGCACGTCACCGTCGACGAGGCCTTCTTCGGCGAGTACGGCTCGCTGAGCGACGTGCCGAGCCCGCGCGCCCACGGCATGGCGTCGCTGCTGTCGATCGCCGCCCGCGAGGGGCGACCGGCGGGGAGCGCCGTCGTCGCCATGGCCGACCACCTCGAGGAGCTCCAGGAGGTCGAGGCCGAGGCCAGGCGGGAGCTGTCGTCGGTCACCGGGACGCTGGACTCGACGGCGGCGTACTTCGGGCCGCTGGTCGCCGGTGCGACGGTCGCGCTCGCGAAGCGGATCTCCGACAGCGAGGGCACACGGGCCGCCAGCGACCAGGTCGGACAGGCGCTGTCGGCCGACCAACTCGGCCTCGTCGTCGGCGTCTACGTCCTCCTGATGTCGGTGATCCTCACGACGCTCTCGATCGGGCTGCGCAACGGGCTCGACCGCTCGCTCGTGGGGTATCACGTCGGCCGTTCGCTCGTCTCGGCGACGCCGATCTACGTACTTGCGGTCATGGGAACCGTCTTCGTCGTCAACCTGTGA
- a CDS encoding DUF7283 family protein, with amino-acid sequence MELESPADAWYVWFGVALVSLAFVGVVASFPSEPPPDTAEAADAIDRVTASGYNATAEYEHNADRWYVANKTIVMKNDGGTTRASLSYARVVPVWADRGSEELRAVLEGESVASQYHGEPPSSSSGPLTPREEFRRDVANASEFAERSVDDPSVPKWRIADGRLVVRHVKWGEYRATLVAA; translated from the coding sequence ATGGAGCTGGAGTCGCCGGCCGACGCGTGGTACGTGTGGTTCGGCGTCGCGCTGGTGAGCCTGGCGTTCGTCGGGGTGGTCGCGTCGTTCCCGTCGGAGCCGCCGCCGGACACCGCCGAGGCGGCCGACGCTATCGACCGCGTGACCGCCAGCGGCTACAACGCGACGGCCGAGTACGAGCACAACGCCGACCGCTGGTACGTCGCCAACAAGACGATCGTCATGAAAAACGACGGCGGCACCACGCGGGCCAGCCTCTCGTACGCTCGGGTGGTTCCCGTGTGGGCCGACCGGGGGAGCGAAGAGCTCAGGGCGGTCCTGGAGGGGGAGTCGGTCGCCAGTCAGTACCACGGGGAGCCCCCGTCCTCGTCGTCGGGTCCGCTGACGCCCAGAGAGGAGTTCAGGCGCGACGTCGCCAACGCCTCGGAGTTCGCCGAGCGGAGCGTCGACGACCCGTCGGTCCCGAAGTGGCGTATCGCGGACGGGCGGCTCGTCGTCAGACACGTCAAATGGGGTGAGTACCGTGCGACGCTGGTCGCGGCGTGA